In Nonomuraea sp. NBC_00507, the following are encoded in one genomic region:
- a CDS encoding sensor histidine kinase, translated as MDGARPRPADVVAVLVAAGLTLAIDSAGPLLPILLATALPVLWMRRAPLTVAWICAGTAVALPVLCVLAPSVVPPLYDVLVWPPSCAFAGYAAMRFARHRRTLRWLPVITLALAVSLLAGWPAAAPLVLRTEVVIALAVLYGLYTEIRSRLERVLAERAEWVERERLAGEIHDVVTHRVSRMVLQAGALAAASADERGRAAAEELRATAGEALEELRHMVALLRRGTGEGFDVGLPLPDLRSLTSESACAGVPVELVVSGTPVPVSGAVGRTAYRVVQEALANVRDHAPGADARVEVRYLAGVVRISVQNTPPDKEATAFGWTDVGGLHDVRQWVELAGGTLEAGPVVDGGFHVEATLPISPP; from the coding sequence GTGGACGGTGCCCGTCCGCGGCCTGCCGACGTGGTCGCGGTCCTGGTCGCGGCAGGATTGACGCTGGCGATCGACTCCGCGGGCCCGCTTCTGCCGATCCTTCTGGCCACCGCGCTGCCGGTGTTGTGGATGCGCCGCGCGCCGCTCACCGTGGCGTGGATCTGCGCGGGCACAGCGGTCGCGCTGCCCGTGCTGTGCGTGCTGGCCCCGTCCGTCGTGCCGCCGCTGTACGACGTGCTGGTGTGGCCGCCGTCGTGCGCGTTCGCCGGGTATGCGGCGATGCGGTTCGCCAGGCATCGCCGCACCCTGCGGTGGCTGCCGGTGATCACGCTTGCCCTGGCCGTGTCACTGCTCGCCGGGTGGCCGGCCGCCGCACCCCTCGTCCTGCGTACCGAGGTGGTGATCGCGCTGGCGGTGCTGTACGGCCTGTACACGGAGATCAGGTCACGGCTGGAGCGGGTGCTGGCCGAACGCGCCGAGTGGGTGGAACGCGAGCGGCTGGCCGGCGAGATCCACGACGTCGTCACCCACCGCGTCAGCCGGATGGTGCTGCAGGCCGGGGCCCTGGCGGCGGCCTCGGCCGACGAGCGCGGCCGGGCGGCGGCGGAGGAGCTGCGCGCCACGGCCGGCGAGGCGCTGGAGGAGCTGCGTCACATGGTGGCGTTGTTGCGGCGCGGCACCGGGGAGGGGTTCGATGTGGGGCTGCCGCTGCCCGACCTGCGCTCGCTGACCTCGGAGTCCGCCTGCGCGGGGGTGCCCGTGGAGCTGGTGGTGAGCGGGACGCCGGTGCCCGTCTCCGGCGCGGTGGGGCGGACGGCGTACCGGGTGGTCCAGGAGGCCCTGGCGAACGTCCGCGACCACGCGCCCGGCGCGGACGCCCGGGTGGAGGTCCGCTACCTCGCGGGCGTCGTGCGGATCAGCGTGCAGAACACGCCGCCGGACAAGGAGGCGACCGCGTTCGGCTGGACGGACGTGGGTGGTCTGCACGACGTGCGGCAGTGGGTCGAGCTGGCCGGCGGCACGCTGGAGGCCGGTCCGGTGGTGGACGGCGGCTTCCACGTCGAGGCCACCCTCCCCATCTCGCCGCCCTGA
- a CDS encoding family 10 glycosylhydrolase produces the protein MTALLRTVLAALTAALVSIVTPAASAAAAACTIDPATPKRQLRAMWISSVANIDWPSRTGLSAAAQQAEFRAWLDLAVAKRMNAVVVQVRPTADAFWPSPYEPWSQWLTGTQGGNPGYDPLAFMVNEAHARNLEFHAWFNPYRIANHDDPTRLVSTHPARQNPSWRFAYGGKLYYNPGIPTVRDFIEDAIMDAVSRYDLDGVHLDDYFYPYPVSGQSIPDTATYQQYGGSFGNIADWRRNNVNLLVRELDQRIHAAKPHVSFGISPFGIWRNSGTDPLGSRTSGLQSYDSIYADSRQWVKQGWVDYIAPQIYWHIGFSTAAYEVLTAWWSDVVRDTGVQLVVGQAAYRAGASGQDAAWQDPAELSDHLTDNRKHPEVVGDVYFSAKDVKADRIGAITRLVNAHYTKPALHPARGSAAAPAAPVITSATQGANGVQLTWSGSGTSYAVYRVAGSPSAADPCFFADARNLITTTRKTTFTDPTAGGTQTYYVTALNRTHQESAPSAGRVASGGSGYSVVIDNAGSGFTASANWGTSTYSTQVHGSDYRFADPVAASDPAWFQASIPSAGDYRVEVWHPANAGYNSASPHIVAASGGNQTVTVDQRSGGGAWRSIGTFSLNAGTYNVVGVSRWTSTTGYVIADAVRITKL, from the coding sequence GTGACCGCGCTTCTGCGTACCGTCTTAGCGGCGCTCACCGCCGCACTCGTCAGCATCGTCACTCCCGCCGCCTCCGCAGCCGCAGCCGCCTGCACGATCGATCCCGCCACCCCCAAACGCCAGCTCAGGGCCATGTGGATCTCGTCTGTCGCGAACATCGACTGGCCCAGCCGAACCGGACTGAGCGCGGCGGCGCAGCAGGCCGAATTCCGCGCCTGGCTGGACCTGGCCGTCGCTAAACGGATGAACGCCGTGGTCGTGCAGGTCAGACCGACGGCCGACGCGTTCTGGCCGTCGCCGTACGAGCCGTGGTCGCAGTGGCTGACCGGCACTCAGGGCGGCAACCCGGGGTACGACCCGCTGGCCTTCATGGTCAACGAGGCCCACGCCCGCAACCTGGAGTTCCATGCCTGGTTCAACCCGTACCGGATCGCCAACCACGACGACCCGACCAGGCTCGTCTCCACGCACCCGGCGCGGCAGAATCCGTCCTGGCGTTTCGCCTACGGCGGCAAGCTCTACTACAACCCGGGCATCCCGACGGTACGCGACTTCATCGAAGACGCGATCATGGACGCCGTCTCGCGTTACGACCTCGACGGTGTGCACCTCGACGACTACTTCTACCCCTATCCGGTCAGTGGCCAGAGCATTCCGGACACGGCCACCTACCAGCAGTACGGCGGCTCGTTCGGCAACATCGCCGACTGGCGGCGCAACAACGTCAACCTCCTCGTCCGTGAGCTCGACCAGCGCATCCACGCCGCCAAACCGCACGTGTCCTTCGGGATCAGCCCGTTCGGCATCTGGCGCAACTCCGGCACCGACCCGCTCGGCTCGCGCACCTCGGGGCTGCAGTCGTACGACTCCATCTACGCCGACAGCCGGCAGTGGGTGAAGCAGGGCTGGGTCGACTACATCGCGCCGCAGATCTACTGGCACATCGGCTTCTCCACCGCCGCCTACGAGGTGCTCACCGCCTGGTGGTCCGACGTCGTCCGCGACACCGGCGTGCAGCTCGTCGTCGGCCAGGCCGCCTACCGCGCCGGCGCCTCCGGCCAGGACGCCGCCTGGCAGGACCCGGCCGAGCTCAGCGACCACCTCACCGACAACAGGAAACATCCCGAGGTCGTCGGCGACGTCTACTTCAGCGCCAAGGACGTCAAGGCCGACCGGATCGGCGCGATCACCAGGCTCGTCAACGCCCACTACACCAAGCCCGCGCTGCATCCCGCCCGCGGCTCGGCCGCCGCCCCCGCCGCACCGGTCATCACCTCCGCCACCCAAGGGGCGAACGGCGTCCAGCTGACCTGGAGCGGCTCGGGCACCTCGTACGCCGTCTACCGCGTCGCCGGCTCCCCGTCGGCCGCCGACCCGTGCTTCTTCGCCGACGCCCGCAACCTGATCACCACTACCAGGAAGACCACCTTCACCGACCCGACCGCCGGCGGGACGCAGACCTACTACGTGACCGCGCTCAACAGGACGCACCAGGAGAGCGCGCCCAGCGCCGGCCGGGTCGCCTCCGGCGGCTCGGGGTACAGCGTGGTGATCGACAACGCCGGGTCCGGCTTCACGGCCAGTGCCAACTGGGGGACCTCCACGTACTCCACGCAGGTGCACGGCAGCGACTACCGGTTCGCCGACCCGGTCGCGGCCAGCGATCCCGCCTGGTTCCAGGCTTCGATTCCGAGCGCGGGCGACTACCGGGTGGAGGTGTGGCATCCGGCCAACGCCGGTTACAACAGCGCGTCGCCGCACATCGTGGCCGCGTCGGGAGGCAACCAGACGGTCACCGTTGATCAGCGGTCGGGGGGCGGTGCATGGCGCAGCATCGGCACGTTCTCCCTCAACGCGGGCACGTACAACGTGGTCGGCGTGAGCCGCTGGACCTCCACGACCGGGTACGTCATCGCGGACGCCGTCCGCATCACCAAGCTCTGA